The Candidatus Stygibacter australis region TTAAAACTGAGATATCTACAGAATTTCCAGATTCGTAAGATTTATTCACTGGATTACTCTTATCTGCTATATTAAATATATAAACTCCGGTTCCACTGCCCCATTTATTATATACCAGCATTCCATTACTGACTTCATCTACAGCAATTAATTTGATATTTGAGAATCTGTCTTCATTATAACGCGTTAGCAGGGTATCTGTTGTATTATCCCAGATAGAAAACCCTGCCTCGTCCTCTGCTACGTAAACATAATCATCTGTTACTTTTACATCACTAACATATCCTTCAGTAGGATAAACTGCCTCGAGCTGCAAATATACTTCATCTCCATCATTATCTTCCGGATCATTTGGCTGAGCACAACCCGTGAAAAGCACCATTATCATCAATGTTATTCCCAGTAAAACAAAAATTCTGAACTTCATTTTATCATTCCTCCGAATCTATCCTGTATTTTTCTTTTTATTATATTAAGCATTATTTATTCCAAGCACTCAAATAATTTTGAGTTTTGAGTTTTGAATTTTGAATTACCCCAAAAACTTTCAGGTGAATTTCAGCTCCCAAATCCGCACCAATCCAGCCAACCCATTCAAAATTCAAAATTCACAATTAAAAATTCTCTTTAATCCCTCTCCGCTTTCAACACTTCCAGAAATGCTTCCTGCGGCACCTGCACGCTGCCAATTTCCTTCATGCGCTTTTTACCTTCTTTCTGCTTTTCCAGTAACTTGCGTTTACGGGTAATATCTCCACCATAGCATTTTGCTGTCACATCTTTACGAACAGGATTGATTGTGCTTCTGGCAATGATCTTAGAGCCGATACTTGCCTGCAATGCCACTTTGTATAATTGTCTGGGTATCACTTCCTGCAATTTTTCTGTTACGCTTTTTCCCCAACTGTAAGCTTTGGTCTCATGACAGATAAAACTCATGGCATCAACCTTTTCACTATTTATCAAAATATCCACTTTCACTACTGGTGAACGCTGATACTTATTGAACTGATAATCAAGCGAAGCATATCCTCGACTCACAGATTTCAGTTTATCATAATAATCAAAAATGATCTCGATAAGTGGCAGATCATATTTCAATGATACCCGTTTCTCATCAATGTATTGCAAGTCTTTTTGCACACCACGTCGTTCCTGGCACAATTTCATTATATTACCCACATATTCAGTGGGAACTATGATCTCCACATCCATGATCGGTTCTTCAATATAATTCACCCTCACCAGGTTCGGCATATCAATAGGATTATAAATTATCTTTGTATCCCCATTTGTCAGATGCACATTGAATCGCACACTGGGCGTGGTTGCAATGATCTGAACTTTAAATTCCCGATATAGTCTCTCTTTAAATATCTCCAGATGCAGCATCCCCAAAAATCCACAGCGAAATCCAAAACCGAGGGCAAGTGAACTCTCTGGTTCATAAGTTAAGGCATAATCATTAAGTTTCAATTTTCCTATGCTGTCTCTCAGATCACTGTAATTCTCCTTATCCATGGGAAATATACCTGAATATACCATAGGTTTAGGTTCTTCAAAACCTGGTAACGCCTCAGT contains the following coding sequences:
- the lepA gene encoding translation elongation factor 4 — its product is MAKKLEIDQSRIRNFCIIAHIDHGKSTLADRMLEETGVIIQGKMVDQVLDNMDLERERGITIKSHAIRLPYIYEGKTYILNLIDTPGHVDFSYEVSRSLSSCEGALLLVDAAQGIEAQTMSNMYLALENELEIIPVINKIDLIKADIDGTSHEIEETMGVPAEDIYKVSAKEGIGIDELLRGVVQKIPMPKGKLDSPTKALIFDSYFDPYRGVIVLVRMFDGKLNRGDMIRLFSNGKEFKIDEIGYLGIQFEEQPYLTAGEVGYIISGIKEVADARVGDTVTTLKNGCTEALPGFEEPKPMVYSGIFPMDKENYSDLRDSIGKLKLNDYALTYEPESSLALGFGFRCGFLGMLHLEIFKERLYREFKVQIIATTPSVRFNVHLTNGDTKIIYNPIDMPNLVRVNYIEEPIMDVEIIVPTEYVGNIMKLCQERRGVQKDLQYIDEKRVSLKYDLPLIEIIFDYYDKLKSVSRGYASLDYQFNKYQRSPVVKVDILINSEKVDAMSFICHETKAYSWGKSVTEKLQEVIPRQLYKVALQASIGSKIIARSTINPVRKDVTAKCYGGDITRKRKLLEKQKEGKKRMKEIGSVQVPQEAFLEVLKAERD